tttggatctaaacacagccttagtgagCTGTAAGCAGAGAAAAAACTAGACGGAGAAACACAGCtagaaaatatgatttttttttattctctccATATCTCTATTAGTCCCTGATGAGTGGGACCCATCACAGGGAAACTACGAAAGTTGGCCGTCCATTTAATTTTCTGCGATGTGCGTGCatgcttatactccctccgttttttaatatatgacgccattgacttttgtTATAAcctttgaccgttcgtcttattcaaaaattttatacaaatcttaaaaatattAGTCATGCTTAAAGTTCATTTAGTGATAAATCAAACCAcgacaaaagaaaatatatttagttaaatattttaaataagacgaatggtcaaacatgtgagagaaagtcaacggtgtcatctattaaaaaacggaggtagtatataacaGCTTAGGcttcatgttcttcctctgATGTGTGTGTTGTGTGCACGGTAAATATTGGGAAAATATAAGGTGAAAACGATATATACAGTATAAATCtgaaaactaccgttggatcgaaaAATAAAGATATGtgattcgtccacgtcatcatgagtaaaaattttactcgcaGATTCACTCACGAGAGAGTCAAGTAAAATTTTTTACTCTCAATGACATAGACGAATCTCGTGTAGTATCGTAAAGagcctttcccaccccaaaagctagccagcCCCTTCACCGTATCAGGGCCCCACCagcccacggtccatcaggtatACGGGCCCCGCAGGCACCCACGGTCTATTAGGCTTTCACACGTGTCCATCGGACCAGAGATGTTAACTTAGcctagctctgataccaattgaaggatcgtaaagggcctttcccacccccaaaagctagccattgaggtgaggggcgCGCTCCCCtacttatatcttaggtcatttgcccttccacaacccatatgggactattcaacatctCGAACGTTCATTtttcgatccaacggtagtttatTAGTTTTCACTTCATATGTAGTTTTCACTGTATATGTAgtttgcactatatatttttctGGTAAATATTGGCAGTTGTAACCAAGCAATGCAGACAGCGCTTGCATGCTGTAGGGCTGTATAGCCACAGGAAAACAGACAGCTTTGCAACAACGAATCTAGATGCACGCGGCAACAAGCCAGGCGATCACCATCCTACGATCCCCCTACACACATCACTTTTTTCAAAGTCATGGAGACAAGCATGCAGCTAGCACACTGAAAAAGAAGCCAATGATTTCATGTGTAATTATATGCAGATGGAATAACTTAGCCTGTGAGAGAAAACCCCCACACAAAAATTCAGGTTTTTCAGAGCCTTATATATACACCCATTCTGTCCATCTCAGCTCCATGTACCCTCACATGTTCCAACAATCACATGCATTCTTGCAAAACCAACACACCCAAAGAAAAGATCTCATCAAGCTCAAGCAGCAACAGTACACACAATTGAGCTAGCTTGATCGTCCTAATTAAGGATGGGAATCCAGGAAATCgtcaagatctctctccttgcaCTAGGCATCCTCTTCATGGCGACGTGGGTGCCTCACATGTACTCCTTCATGAGGGCTTTGTTCATGGTGTACCTCCCCTCCTTCACCTCGGCCGTCGTCGCGCCCAAGTGCCTCTTTGTCTTCTCCAACAtcatcgtcgtcttcctcgtcggcGAGTCTAAATTTGGGCATCCCAAGATCGACAAGGAGAATGTTGCTGCAGTGGTAGAGGGTGACATGGTGGTCCATgagaaggaaggagaggaggaggtggtggtggactCGGTGATTCCGGCGATCACCGGAGATGATCGGTGCGAGGAGCTGGAAGACGAAGAATTCGCCGTTCTAGAAGAACAAGTGGATGCATTGTTGAGTTCTGATGGTGTAGAGATTGATCAAATCAGAGAGGAAGGTCATGATCTAGCTGTTGGTGAGATACTCATCACTGACATGATgagaaaggaggaagaagaaggtgtTGTTGATCAGTTAGTCCTTGAAGATGGGGAGGTTTTGGTTGTGGAGGAAAGAGGTCGGCGcgaggccgaggaggcggcggaggagagggacGATCTCCCGCCGGCCGACGAGCTGAACCGGCGAGTGGAGGAATTCATCGCAAGGTTCAACATGGAGAGGCAGCTGGAGGCCAGGATGCTGGTCTGCTGCTGTTGAGGTGCATAACgcactgcttttttttttgtcttaatTACTGTATATTAATTTTGAGTTCTGATATCATGTATAGAAGAGGATATAGTCAGTTCTCCCCTCTGTACAGAATATGAGTAGCTTTGAATCAAGTACCATCAATTTTGATACATTATCCAATCATgttaatatatgtatttaattTTGCCaggattaattaataatattacGTCTAAGTTTATTCTGCTTTCTGAAAGCTTGGAAAAGACGGAATCTCCACTATTCATCTTTTTCActacaacaaaacaaaaaatttgCATAGAAAAGACACTTTAAAGATTGTCCAAAATGGTTCTGTTCTACATCTTTTCCAGATGCCTTCTTTAACAGATCAATCCTTTTAATTGACTAAGTACAAATATAATACAATAATAGAAGATTCTTACTATGAAGTCATAATACGTACTCCTACCTctatttcagattataagactttttaacattgcccacattcatatagattcatctaggcacacatatatatctagattcattaacacatatatgaatgtgggcaacgCTAGAAAGTCTAtagtatgaaacggagaaagtaatgTTAAGATCATTAGCATATCAAATACTAGGAGCAGTTTACTACCACTTGGTCTTGACCTCATGGCATATGGATTGATCATATATAGcaatgtttttttcctttttcttttattccaCTATGATAGCGCACTGCACAATTTTAAAATGCCTCTTAGGTGAAAACAGAGTGGCATTCTGTGAAACAACTCATCACAAAAAGAGCACTTATATTCAGGACTTAAAAGTTTCCAAATGATGCTTCTCATGTAGTATTCAGTTCTTCACATATATTTAGTATGAAtccaaaatttagtttattCAAAAAGTTATAATTTGTTTCAATCAGAGGCTCATAGCACCTTGTTTTCGATAACAAAGAGCAACACCCAACCTACGAAGTCATAATTACCATAGGGAAGAACCAAAATAGTAAAGTTGGTGCATGTCCACCCAAGTACGGCTCAAATCATTGTAAGTGTAACCATGATATTCGTGATTGCGAAAGCAAATTATTGGTGACCACTTGCACAAAGTTTAAATGAAAAGCGCATAATTATACCGTCCCAAAGTCAAAGCAATATTTCAGTTTTTCATAGGGTTTATGGAggtggttttgattttttttttaaataatggaaatggattacatttccggcttctgtcataagacacacagccataagtttaatagtaaaaaaaaggtttcataaaagtaaatcaaaatgagaaataaggtgatgggacaaaaccc
This genomic window from Oryza sativa Japonica Group chromosome 12, ASM3414082v1 contains:
- the LOC107277425 gene encoding uncharacterized protein translates to MGIQEIVKISLLALGILFMATWVPHMYSFMRALFMVYLPSFTSAVVAPKCLFVFSNIIVVFLVGESKFGHPKIDKENVAAVVEGDMVVHEKEGEEEVVVDSVIPAITGDDRCEELEDEEFAVLEEQVDALLSSDGVEIDQIREEGHDLAVGEILITDMMRKEEEEGVVDQLVLEDGEVLVVEERGRREAEEAAEERDDLPPADELNRRVEEFIARFNMERQLEARMLVCCC